A single region of the Variovorax paradoxus genome encodes:
- a CDS encoding GNAT family N-acetyltransferase: MLADSSASAGNPVTMRRLATPLDLEAVFTIYMHERVVPFLGYDPMPLDEFRAIYKELVDSRSFYIYEDDGRVAGFYRATRYPGRVRHVACFGTLAVDPALHGKGIAHAMVSDAIEHLKADGVKRIELYVESDNAPGLRFYKKLGFECEGTLRKFYKRAGEADYIDDQLLALLID; encoded by the coding sequence ATGCTGGCGGACTCATCTGCATCCGCAGGCAACCCGGTCACCATGCGCAGGCTCGCAACACCTCTCGATCTCGAAGCGGTCTTCACCATCTACATGCATGAGCGTGTCGTGCCTTTCCTCGGCTACGACCCGATGCCGCTGGATGAATTTCGCGCCATCTACAAAGAGCTGGTCGACAGCCGAAGCTTCTACATTTATGAAGACGACGGCCGCGTGGCTGGCTTCTACCGTGCGACGCGCTACCCCGGGCGCGTGCGGCACGTGGCCTGCTTCGGTACGCTGGCGGTCGATCCGGCGCTGCACGGCAAGGGCATCGCCCATGCGATGGTGAGCGATGCCATCGAGCACCTCAAGGCCGACGGCGTGAAGCGCATCGAGCTTTATGTCGAAAGCGACAACGCGCCGGGGCTGCGCTTCTACAAGAAGCTGGGCTTCGAATGCGAAGGCACGCTGCGCAAGTTCTACAAACGTGCCGGCGAAGCGGACTACATCGACGACCAACTGCTCGCGCTGCTGATCGACTGA